From Arachis hypogaea cultivar Tifrunner chromosome 3, arahy.Tifrunner.gnm2.J5K5, whole genome shotgun sequence:
caaaaataagaaaaatgtcaATAAATAACTAAGTTTTTTCACTTTCAATCATTGCATATCTTCAAGTGAGAAATCTTGGGGGGCATCTTGTTAGGCAAAAAATTATTATCACTTAGTGTtagacaaaatattatttttataagaaacttataaaaataaataattagttatttggtaatgttcctatatacaatatttatatctattttaaattaaattagatcatttgatagttggttatttatttaaattttgaaattaacatCAAGCAAGAAGTGCGGGAAcagttacaagaaattcaaatttccTGCAAGTGGTGTACAAAGAGTAACTGCCCGTTGAGATTAGGCTAGTCTATAAATAGAGCTTTAGGAACACGTTGTAATCAGTTCAGTTCTTCTTGGAAAACACTTAGAAACCCAAAATGCTCTCAGCCCCTTGGCATCACAGAGTAAAATTGGAAATCTTAAGTAATTCCTCTAAACTCAAACACTTGTACTTTGCTTTTTCtcagtttttattaataaaatttttctactcttatgttttcttctcttttacatttatgtttcttctttcatcttctttttaatttcctattttttcaatttctgcaatttactttgccACCGGCACCTTGCATTTACATGtttatttgttacttttattccttttaaatttatttgacgTTACAGTTGCGACATTGAGATACCCATAAAAGGAGTCGTTTCCGCTCCTTAAATTAAGATTGtgaaacaaaactcaaaaattgttgatttatttgttgttaacgatgaaacaaaaatttgagtaaaacaataacatttaaaaagaaaataaaatgaataagaagaaaacaaaaagaaataaaagatatataaaattacaataaaataaattgagtgtgagaattttcttttataaattttatatcacatccgtttcaataataataataaataaaaatacgtcaacttgatatctaagaaaaAATTATGAGATACAATCATAATATAGttctaaaataaaagtttaaattagaccataatatcattgcacaacataaattaaaagtaatttaacACTATAATATACCAGacaaacaggtaaatgacttaaatttaaatatgaaacttttttttatttatgtatacatgATAATACTATGGTCTATAAATTCTTGgtggataacatatcatatatagcTTCGAATGATGAGCACCAAAATTGGAGAGTGTGGTGGTTTGTGTCCACGATAGTTGCATTCTTACAACGACGCCtcgtaagaagaaaaagaattgttgtaaaagctatccaatcaaagagtaattggtaaacaaatgatattttcttctagtatatatggttttttatagtgaaaaactaaaaatggaaggaataaaattttgtatttttatattaggaatagaatttgatatttatcataataaaattattattattattattattattattattattattattattattattattattattattattattattattattattataaatgggTTACCATAAGTTAACAACTtgctactaataaaattattggataatgaataagaattagaatggtatcaatataattaaaatgatttaaaatatttctaattgataattaatttaataatacattaaatattaattttatataattataataacgatattttcctaaattagtataattatgcattattcattaaaatgattaaaaatatttctgaatgataattgataagtagtttaataatgcattaaatattatttttatataattataataaagatatttttctaaattagtataattatgcattattcatatattttgttatcatatttattatttattaaataatttgatatttactctaatcaaatcaaataattaatcaattcatataaattataataaatggtgagatttaaatgtctaattaaattaattaattaatatattaattaattataattaatttactttaacgAATTAAATGACAAATCAAGAAACACCTCAAGAGCATGTCACGTCAGTTTTATCATTaagtataaaaaatttgatttttatataatagaatagaataaaataaataaataataaaaatattttcttaaattagtataattatatattatttattaaatattaattatattattataatataattataatttaaatatatttctaaaataaatttatttaaaaaaatataaattaattattaataaccgatattatttttatataattattatattatattattattattatcaatgtaattaaaataattaaaaatatttttaattgataattaataaataatttattaatatattatatattaattttacataattataataaaaataatttttaaaattaatataattatataacattacttaaatatttattatagtataattataataaagatatttttataaaataaacttaaaataaacTACGTACCTAAAACGAGATAGGTATATTATTAACTCATTTActcgaatttaaatatttattaaaaaaaatccgtCTCCGCCCTCTAATTTTTCCTAAAAAGTTGCACTGATGAACCTGTTCGCTCAAAACAACCATCCTGCCATTTTCTCTCGGTTTCCCAAGTTTCGCATCGACGTTGGCCTCTCGCCTGTCTTCATCGCCATTTCATTTCAACCCACACACCAGCAACAAGCCCGATGGTCACTCTCATAGGCCCACCTGAAATCTACAATCCTAAACCACAATCCTTCCTAACCCCCACCTCCACCGCCACCACCACAACCCCAATCGCACCCTCTGATCCCTTCATTGACGTAATGGTTTCAAAATTCAACACCATAACCACCATCCAACCACAACCACCAATGGGATTCACCGAAAACAACTCCGCAACCTTCTTGTCATCCGGCAACCCATGCCTCGACTTCTTCTTCCACGTCGTCCCCGACACTCCCCCGGACTCCGTCAGTGAGAGGCTCCACGTGGCATGGGCCCACAACCCCCTCACCACACTCAAACTAATCTGTAACCTCCGAGGCGTCCGTGGCACCGGCAAGTCCGATCGCGATGGCTTCTACACTGCTGCCACGTGGCTATTCTCTAACCACCCTAAGACACTCGCAGCCAACGTCCCCTCCCTCGCCGATTTTGGATATTTCAAAGACCTCCCTGAGATACTCTACAGGCTTCTAGAAGGTTCCGATGTCCGCAGTGATCAGAAGCAGCGGTGGCTTAGCGTTAAACGATCCAGCAAGAGGAACAGGCTAAAGAGGAGGCCATTCAAAGCAAAGCCCTTACAGAAGGTTTCGGACCCTGTGGCGGAGAAAGAGAAGGCCCATGCTTTGAGGGAAGAGAGGAAACTCGCCATGGCCAAGAAACTCCTCGATCGTTACAACAGCGATGAGAATTTTCGGCTCCTCCACGATAGCGTCTCGGATCACTTCGCCGATTGTTTGGAAAATGATCTCCAGAATCTGAATTCCGGTGCGTTGACCAAGATCAGTCTTGCAGCAAAGTGGTGCCCTTCGGTTGATTCTTCTTTTGACCGATCAACGTTGTTGTGCGAGACTATTGCCACGAGGATCTTCCCTCGCAACGGTAACCCTGAATATGAAGGAATCGAGGAGGCGCATTATGTTTACAGGGTCCGCGATCGGTTGAGGAAAGACGTTCTTGTCCCTCTGAGGAAGGTTCTAGAACTTCCCGAGGTTTTCATGGGTGCGAACCGTTGGGATTCAATCCCGTACAACAGAGTCGCCTCCGTGGCCATGAAGTTATATAAGGAGAAGTTCTTAAAGCATGACAAAGAAAGGTTTGAGAAGTACCTCGAGGACGTGAAGTCAGGGAAGACTACCATTGCAGCCGGCGCTTTACTTCCTCACGAGATTATTAGGTCTTTGGGGGACGGAGATGGCGGTGAGGTGGCAGAGCTACAGTGGAGCAGAATGGTGAGTGACATGCTCAGTAAAGGTAAGATGAAGAACTGTTTGGCTGTGTGTGATGTTTCTGGGAGCATGGATGGGGTCCCCATGGAGGTTTCTGTGGCATTGGGACTATTGGTGTCTGAATTGAATGAGGAACCATGGAAGGGAAAGGTTATCACATTCAGCGAGGAACCTAAGCTTCATTTGATTGAAGGCGAAGATCTTCGTTCCAAGGCTGAGTTTATTAGGGAGATGGAGTGGGGAGGGAACACAGATTTTCAGGCTGTATTTGATCGCATTTTAGAGGTGGCTGTGAATGGAAAATTGAAAGCAGATCAGATGATTAAGAGGGTATTTGTGTTCAGTGACATGGAGTTCGATCAAGCATCCGCAAACCCTTGGGAGACTGACTACCAAGCAATTATTAGAAAATATAGTGAGAAAGGTTATGGCTCTGCCGTTCCTCAGATTGTTTTCTGGAATCTAAGGGATTCGAGGGCCACTCCGGTGCCATCCACCCAGCAAGGAGTGGCGCTCGTGAGCGGGTTCTCTAAGAATCTGTTGAGCTTGTTCATGGACAATGATGGCGAAATAAGTCCTGAAGCTGCCATGGAAACTGCAATTGCTGGCCCGGAGTATCAGAAACTTGTTGTGCTAGATTAATTTCGTACCTTAAATAGAGTTTTCTTGATAATTGCAGATGAGCAGttgaattaaataaaatgaattatCCTTAACTACCTTTCCTTGTAGATGCTTGGTGTGTGTTTTCGATTGTGTTTATTGATTTTGCTATTGCTGTAGGTCATAATCTCGATAATATTTTTCATTCAGTTAATACTGATGGATTCAAATATCGTACTAATCCTAGTGTCCAAAGATTACTTCGATTATATCAGCCTTGAACCTTATCTGGAGGTTATTACTTGAATGCAAATCACTTGCAGATTATTGTTATTTGAGATACTTCAACATCTGATGCATTGATATATGTTGTCTGTTATGTTGGGAGCTAGCAAGCAGAAGAGTAGCATTGGTAAGAAGTCCAATATCTAATTTTGAACTTTTgatcttatattttaattaatatagaaGCAGCTATTATTTGCTTTTCCTAATCTGAACTTGTTCATATGGCACAGCTTTTGTTTCTACATTCTACATTTAGTGCTTTTATGTTACTTGTGTCTTTACAAGCAATCACACTATGTGTTCTGATTTGTTTCAGATGTTTGACAAATATGTGAGAATGCCAAGATTTTAGTTTCACTAGTTTGGCATCTGTTTCTTCTAGCTTCTGTTGTATGAATttaccctttttggcccaattttTAATACTCTTCTCTTAAATAACAGTGTTATATTTGATTTTTCTTGTcatggaaaataaaatattagcaGAATTTTGCTTGAACCATGGTTTCTGCTCTGAGTGCTCTCTTTGTGAATGACTGACTGAGGATGTTAAATTGttatgtgtttcttttttttttttcacaaagttTCTGGACCTTCAGATAACGTGGTGTGTGGTATACCCTTTGCTAAGTACACACAATATATGAGACGAAACCGTTGTTAACATAACATTCATTGGGGGAATCATCCACTGATATATGTTTTTAACTTGGGAGAAGCTTTGAAGAGCTGAGTTAACACAGTAAATGTCTTGGTATTTGTGGATGTACATACCTTGATTTGTTACCCTTTCCCTTCTTATAGTAACTTAGACGTTACTCCCTTAAATTCGTAGCCATTTTCCCAACTTAATTTTCTGACTTCGTAACGCCTTCATTAACTATTGCTTTTATTACCTTGGATACATTACctgtttgatttattattttccgTTATTGCAGTGTAACGATTTCTGAAGCTCTTTTTCTAGAACATTTGGCCTTGTCCATAACACAAACGCAAAGTACTATTTTGTTCTTTGGAACTAGCTAGACGCTAGTTGCTATTATTCCAATAAAATAcatgtcttttattttttgctttgaTCACATTGAAAGAATGGTCTACATGATTATATTATTAAGAATGACTCTTCAATTCATGATTAGATAAACACATCACTTTTCTTTGCCTTTTATATTAGTTATTCACTATGATGCATGGACACCTTGTGGGACACACGAATACACAAATATAAAACTTTTACGAATTTGAAATTCTTACAAGTCACAGAGACAccgtatatataaaatataaatttttttaagataaattatgatgatattttagtattttattaatattaaatataaattaattttttattatttttaatatttttaattatataaaatatttaaaaaatttttaataattaataatatatactctttctaaactcatttcaagaataGATATTAAGAATAAAACTAGACATGTGAACACGTGACGTGATAGTACATATGTGTGTCCAAAACCGGAAAAGAACAAGATTGGACATGTGAACACGTGATGTGATGGTACTTAGGTGTGTCCAAAACCGAAaaataatgttttaattttttaaaacacaGTTGGACATAGAAAACatgcgtgtcggacgagtgttgATGAGTGTCGTATCAGAAATATGTCCGACACGCAAACACGACAAATTAACAAAGTGTCCATGCTTCAAAGACATACTGGGCAGAAATGAATGCAATTCTTAGAGATGTTATTCAAATGTTGGAGGAAGCTCCAGATGTGGAAGTCACATGGGCACCATGGGGAGGCAACTCTTTGGCTCATCAACGGGCAGAAATGACATCAGATAATAGACTTGGGAGACAATTACCTATGATGAGCATAATCAGACAAGAAACGAAAATAGCTAATTTATATTAGAATAGAGGGAGAGAGAGTTTCAGGTTACATGATAGAGTAACAACCCAAGTCTAGTGGAGAGAGGAACCAGAACCACTAATCACACAAGCACCAATGTGACAACTCTGGAACAACAAAATCATGGAAATCAAACAAGGCAAGAGCATCGGTGGCAACCAAGGGATTTGAAATGAAAGAAATATTGGAACAGATAAACGACAGTTAATGTCACTAGGAAATGAGGTAGAAGAACCACATAGGGAAGCAATAAACAGATACAATATAATCAATGAGGCCTCAGCAGAAATCAGAATTGAGGATTAGAGTTTTTGAAGAGTGGCGGTGAGTATAAGGCGCACTGAGCTAATGGAAATAATAATCAGGTTCTTGCGCagagacaaaaaaataaaaaatatggagAATAAATTAGTGCAATGGCTAGAGAGGAGTGGCACGAAACAGAGGCATTAGGAAAGCCGTTAGGTAGGAAAAGCGACGAGTAACTCCTTCCACCATGAAGAACTGAAGCAGAAGATTGCTGAGGAAGATGAGGAAGGAGATCTTGGCGTTCTGAGCTCAAAGATGACCATGGTCATCGTCTCTGATACTGGCGGCAAAAACATGAGCAAAGGCGTCAGGGAATCACTGGGGTTGAAGTTCCAAGAAAAACTCCTTTTCATCATGAAAACAGGGGGTAAGACTGAGGAGGCGGGAGACTGTCGTTCAAAGGGGGGAGGGGGCGAGATGCACAAGGAACTGGGTCGGGTACTGTGTAGTGGATAGGGTTGGGTTTCTGCTACCAGCCttgaccccaaaaaaaaaaacttcctaTACTTCTCTCATTTGTATGATCAGTATTGGGTAGACAGACCTAATTCCTTTTCATAACAATTTCTAAGAATGAACCCGATTACCACGAAAGTTGAAGTTTCACATTAAGAACAGGAAAAAAGGGTGATCAACTTTCACAAATTTCAGTCCATccacacaccaaattaaatttaaattgcaAAAAACCCAATATGTGCAAAGCGGTTATAAGTTATAACAGGGTGTAGGAACAGGTTTCTAAAGAGAAAACTACGATTTCCTAGTCATGCTCATGTTAACACACTTGTCATACAAGCACGTTAGCAATTGGTCTAACTGTTGTTATACAGTAACCGGCCTTTAACTAGCTAGTGCCTCTATAAATACATTCTTTCTATACCACTGAACAGCAAAGACTGGAATATCTAACTGCACAAGTCCCTTAAACATGTTCAATCATGGAATGTACCGGAGATGCTGCTCATAGTAATTGATCAGCTGAAACATCATTAGCAAAAAGTGTTAGAGCCACAGACCATAAACATTTTGAGAAGCTTCAAAGGACATAATCAAACATTGATACGGTTGGGGTAGCAGATTACCAGGAGGGGATTGTGTTCCTTTAGATATTTGTTATCCACCAAAACTTCTGCTCCGTCGCACCTGTGAAGTTCATAAAGGAACCATTATGCAAAGAAGCAAGCTTTATGATTATTAAAAACAACTGACTTCACTCCAGTATTCATAAAAGGAGTGGAAAGGATaccaaatttaacaacaaaattACTTGTGGAAATTAGACATCATATAATCACGTAATATGAGCCAAATGAAAGTAAGTTTCaatcataataaatataaatgtcAAGTTGcaattatacaaaataaatagCAAGCTACATTTATACGAGTTCATTCTACATTTGTCCATTACAAATCTACAATATGAAACAGAAATAAATTACATTGCAAATATTACCAACAAAAGTTTGATCAATATTTCTTTCTACAACAAACAATAAATGTATGGTTTAATTTGATCAAGTGACATTTTTTCACTatattaaaggaaaacacaaactCCTCCATTCATCATCAAACATTCTTCTCTCCATTCCTCCCCCACCATAACACGAAATTCATAACTAGTGTGGTTGAAGAGAATGTTCGGGAACAAGTTGCAAAATGAAGATTAAGCTAGTGGGAGGCTATTTTCCTTGAAGGAATTGATATTTTGGGACCATAAACAGTTACTTTTGATAGATAGAAGCTCATGAAATCCCAATCTCAGCATGAGGGTTCAAAACAAAAGTACTTCACATTACAATCATACAACACACGTAACTAGGCGGCTATAGAATTAATTAATATGTAATcactaattaattataaataggtTGACAACAAGCGGTGATGGTGGTGGACTAGTGGCAATGGAGCAAAGAGAAGAGTGTTGGATGGTCTGAATGTGTAATACTGTGATCTGGTAGGGACAAAAAAGGTGGAGGTATTCTTGGTATTTCATGTCAATAATAGATAGCTTAGAGAGGATTAGTATAAGTTGGACTAGAGGGGTGAGTGTAATTTACCgccttttttttgtgctttttcaaatAGCCATGGTCACAAGTGATTGGAACAAGCTAAACTTCAGAACTTTGATAATTCAAATTTTTAGTCATGAGTTCATCATTCAATGCTCATAATGGTGAGCTGCAATATGCATCAAATGTAAATAACAAATTTTGTGCATGAGTATATGACTAAAGTTCAGTACGTTAATTGATAGAGTGGGGCCTAATAACAGGTTTGGGGTATTTTACAAGAGAAGAGATAAGTAGCTCTACTCTATTAGCTGATAGTTAGCAATTCTAGATTGGTTTAACCGGCTGTTGGTTAGTTAGCTCTACTTCTGACCACCTATTAATAGGTGTATTGTAGTTAGTTTTGGTTTTATGCTTTTCTGTTTTGTCAATTCTGTTAGAGCTGGAGAGAAACTCTCTCTCTCAGTTGGTAGTGCCAACTGTCTAAGAACCTTCTAGAGAGTGCGATTTGCAATCCCTTTTCAGCAATAAAGTCCTAACGTTCTGCTAGCTCCTGGTTCTATCACAATTCTACTAATTCTACTTGCTTGCATGAACATACTCATGAAAACTACTATAATTATCAGCTTCTATATCAAGGTGTAGCTACAAAATATGGGACAGTTAGTTGAGTGACTAACCTCACAGCAATAAAGGTCACCAAGATATCCTGTGTGTTGCCAGACAATGAAGCTGAATAGCCTATTGGCTTTATAATCTTGACAATATTCCCTACATTGCAATTCCTACCATGACTATTATTCCCAACATCACGAGGCATTCCTGCCCGGCCTGTTCCAAACGCACTGAATGACTTCTGAGTATCAACAGCCTCAGATGGACACTTGAATCGCTTCACAGATCCTGATTTCCTCCTTTTTGCGCCTCTGCAGCGGTCACTTTGAGGTGGGTCCATGGAATTCACCTTCAAATCACCAGCTGGATGACCATTTCCTGCGGAGGCATTTACTAGTTGAACATGAGGTGCAAGATTATCTGCATCAACCCCATTGTTTGTTGTTGCTCGAAGTTCACTGAGCTTTGGATCGTAGTCATTTTCCTGACTCCTCAGAATAATTTGGCCGGAAGCAACCGCAAACCCATTTTGATTGGGTGGTTGCGCCCTGCTGCCATCAGTGTTAGTTTCCGATTCGTCAGCAAAGACAACCGTCTGAGGATTGGCTGGAAGATCGGGAGGAAGAGGGCCTGCAACTGCAAGAGGTTCAGGTTCCGGTTCCAAATGGTGGTCAGTTGCGGGAGTAGGGAAGCGTCTAAGGGTGTAAGAAGTGGCGGAGCGGTGGTGCCTCTTCTTGGGATGTGTGTGGTGATCAACGTGCTTGCGTTTGCGCCTCCGCTGTTTTCCAGATCTCAGGCTAGATTAAGAAAACACAGAAAATTAGGGAAAAGAACACTGCATAATGATGCATGGCTTGGAATTGAATAAAATTCCTAAATGGTTACGCGAATTTCGTAGTTTGTACCAGTCCTCAAAAGCATCGATGACCTCCGGAACTGACTGGAGATTGTCAAGAGGCTCCCATGTGTTGGCAGTCTCGGGCCATCCCCGCCTGTCAATGTCATCACCCATCAATCAAATGTACAACAACACAAATAATCAAACAAGGGCTCATCAAGGGAAACTGACCATTTGATAAGGTACTGGAGTTCACCCTGTGTGGTTTTAATAGCAATAGCATTAGCATTTGATTATAAGATGAAATAAATAGACAGAGACAGATGAAAAAAGGTGCACCTTGCGCATCCTCTTACGGCGAATGGCCTCAATTTCGTAGAAGCCGTCATCAAGGTTGGGAGAGTTAGAGTGAGGGACAGTCACAAGGGTTTGGTGATCCCCTCCCATTCTCATTCCCATTCCCGTCTCCGTCTTGTTTTGTAGAGCGAGCTGAATCTGCTCATCATTTGCAGCA
This genomic window contains:
- the LOC112789902 gene encoding uncharacterized protein, whose translation is MVTLIGPPEIYNPKPQSFLTPTSTATTTTPIAPSDPFIDVMVSKFNTITTIQPQPPMGFTENNSATFLSSGNPCLDFFFHVVPDTPPDSVSERLHVAWAHNPLTTLKLICNLRGVRGTGKSDRDGFYTAATWLFSNHPKTLAANVPSLADFGYFKDLPEILYRLLEGSDVRSDQKQRWLSVKRSSKRNRLKRRPFKAKPLQKVSDPVAEKEKAHALREERKLAMAKKLLDRYNSDENFRLLHDSVSDHFADCLENDLQNLNSGALTKISLAAKWCPSVDSSFDRSTLLCETIATRIFPRNGNPEYEGIEEAHYVYRVRDRLRKDVLVPLRKVLELPEVFMGANRWDSIPYNRVASVAMKLYKEKFLKHDKERFEKYLEDVKSGKTTIAAGALLPHEIIRSLGDGDGGEVAELQWSRMVSDMLSKGKMKNCLAVCDVSGSMDGVPMEVSVALGLLVSELNEEPWKGKVITFSEEPKLHLIEGEDLRSKAEFIREMEWGGNTDFQAVFDRILEVAVNGKLKADQMIKRVFVFSDMEFDQASANPWETDYQAIIRKYSEKGYGSAVPQIVFWNLRDSRATPVPSTQQGVALVSGFSKNLLSLFMDNDGEISPEAAMETAIAGPEYQKLVVLD
- the LOC112789905 gene encoding chromo domain-containing protein LHP1 isoform X2 codes for the protein MKGGRKKSDAAANDEQIQLALQNKTETGMGMRMGGDHQTLVTVPHSNSPNLDDGFYEIEAIRRKRMRKGELQYLIKWRGWPETANTWEPLDNLQSVPEVIDAFEDCLRSGKQRRRKRKHVDHHTHPKKRHHRSATSYTLRRFPTPATDHHLEPEPEPLAVAGPLPPDLPANPQTVVFADESETNTDGSRAQPPNQNGFAVASGQIILRSQENDYDPKLSELRATTNNGVDADNLAPHVQLVNASAGNGHPAGDLKVNSMDPPQSDRCRGAKRRKSGSVKRFKCPSEAVDTQKSFSAFGTGRAGMPRDVGNNSHGRNCNVGNIVKIIKPIGYSASLSGNTQDILVTFIAVRCDGAEVLVDNKYLKEHNPLLLINYYEQHLRYIP